The region CATGGCCACCATCCGCCGCTCCGGCCGCCCGGCTGCCGTCGTGCTCACCGTGGTCGCGCTGTTCGCGGCCTACGCCTGCGGCGGCCCGGGCTCCGGCCATGGGTCGTCCGACACGGCGGGGACCACGGCCCGCGGCGGCGGCAGCACATCGGGCGCCCCGTTCGACGTCGCGTCAATGCTGCGTCCGGCAGGGCGGATGCTCGGCGTGGTGGACGACAAGACGCCGTGGCAGTACGACATCGTCAAGACCTTCGGTACGCAGGCGGGCCGGGCGCCGGACATCCGTGAATATTACAGCTCGTGGGGCGACGACTTCGATCCGGAGGGCAACGCCTTCCTGTGGAAGCACGGGCAGTTGCCGATGCTCGCACTGGTCCCCTCCGACACCTCGCTCGCCGACATCGGCGGCGGCCACGACGACGCGTACGTGCGCAAGCTGGCGCAGCAGATCGCGAGCTACCGCGGCCCGCTGGTGCTGTCCTTCGCCGGTGAGATGAACGGTCCCTGGAATTCATGGGGCCCGGGCCACGCCGGTGCCGACGACTTCGTCGCGGCCTGGAAGCACGTCCACGACGTCTTCCGCGGCCTCGGTGTCACCAACGTCATCTGGGCGTGGAGCCCGCATGTGGTCGACACCGGCGCCACCGCGAAGCTGCGGCCCTACTACCCGGGCGACTCCTACGTCGACTGGACCGGCCTGATCGGCTACTACGGCCCGATCGACGGCGCCTCCTTCTCGGAGCTGTTCACCCCGACACTGCGCGAGATCGCCCGCTTCTCCGACAAGCCGGTGCTGATCACCGAGACCGCGGTGGCGGAGAGCGCCCGGAAGGAGGCACAGGTGCGCGACCTGTTCGCGGGCGCCGCGGAGGCCGGGGTGATCGGGCTGGTCTGGTACGACCAGCGCAAGACCTGGCCTGGCGGTTCCCAGGTGATGGACTGGCGGATCGACACCTCGGTGGGCTCCCGGGCGGCTTTCCGGGCCGAGTCTGCGCGCCACCGGTTCGGGCACGCCTTCGGGAGCGGCTGAGGACAGGCGGCCGAGCACAGGGGGCGGGAGGCGGGGGGCCTTCCGGCGGTACGTACGACCGGCGACCGGCCGGGCAGCACAGGGCAGAAGCGACCAGGCAGCAAGCAGAGCGGAAGTGCGGGGATGACGACGGTGACGTCGCCAAGGCAGGACGCCGGGGGGGCCTTTCCAGGCCGCAGGACTGTCGACAACGGGGTCGCCCCCCCACTGCCGGAGGGCGGGGGCCGGCGACGGCCCGGGCGGATCCTGCTCGTTCTGGTCGTGCTGGCGGTGGCCGCGGGAGGCGCGGCCTTCGCCATGCACCGGGAGGAGGCGGCGCCGTCGGCGTCGAAGCATCTGGCCCCGGCGTGGAAGGTGCGCGCGCCCGCCGCGGACGACGAGCTGATCGGCAGCTGGCTGACGGGCAGACTGCTGATACGCGCGAGCACCCGGGGCGGTGTCACGGCCTACGACCTGGCCGACGGCGACACCGTGTGGACCGCCGCACTGCCGGGCAGCGCGGCAGCTAAGGGCACCAGCCCCTGCGCGATGTCGCCCACGCTGACCGCCAAGGGCCTCGGCACGGTCGCCTTCGGCGCGGACGGCACGTCCTGCACCACGCTCGCCGGGATAGACACCGCCACGGGAACGGTGCTGTGGACCGTACCGCTGGTCGACACCAAGCACCCCACCCCGGTGGGCGCGACGACCTATCTGCAGGGCGACATCGCCACGATCGTCAGCGAGAACTTCCTCGGCGGGCTCAATGTCCGCACCGGCCACCGCGTGTGGGGCTTCACGGCACGCGGCTACTACTGCAACGCCTACGACTGGGGCAGCGCCGGGATCGTGGTCGTCGACGACTACTGCGCCGACAGCAGGAAGCCGTTCAGCCTCACCGCCTACGACGGCAGGACCGGGAAGGTGCTCTGGAGCCGGGTCCAGAACGCCCACACCGATCTGGCGCACGTCTTCTCCGGGTCACCGCTGATCGCCTCGGTGCACATCGCCGGCGAGGACAGCGTGCGGGTCTTCACCGCCTCGGGGAGCAGCCGCAAGCTCGCGGTGGGCGACACCGAGCTGGCGCCGGGCAACGACAGCGACGCCGACCACTCCGCCCGGCTCCTCGGGAACATCCTGGTCACACCGGCCCTGACGGCCGACGTCCCCGAGATCGACGCCTACGACACCACCACCGGGGCACGGCTGTGGTCCTACCCCGCCACCGCGCTGGCCACGGCCGCCCCGGGCGACGACCGGGTCTTCGCGCTCGCCGGCCCGGTCTCCGCCCCGCAGCTGGTCCAGCTCGACCCGCGCACCGGCCGCGCCACCCCGGTCGCGGCCCTGCCCGCCGCCACCACCGCCCATGAGCGCTTCACCGCGGGCACGGTCTATGTGACGCCCGACGGCGGCGTGCTCGAACTCGACGCGCAGGGCACGAGCGACGCGGTCCGCTTCTCGCGGTAGCGCCGTTCATCATTTCGCGGTCCCTCCATCGGCTGAAACAGCGGCGTGGCTGCCGCAAGGGCGGGGTGCGGTGCCGAGAGTCTGCTTCCGTGCTGAAAACCTTTGCAACCGGGCGGAGCAGAACGTGACGACGAGCGACACCGCGGATCCCGCCGACCTCGACGACACGTATCAGGACGAAGTACCGGCCAAGCGCAAGCGGCCCGGCACCGTGATCGTGAACTGGGCGGGCAGTACCGATCACAAGACGATCGGGACGATGTACCTGATCACCTCGTTCGGCTTCTTCATCGTCGCCGGGGTCATGGCACTGCTGATGCGGGCCGAACTGGCGAGGCCGGGGACCCAGTTCCTGTCCAACGAGCAGTACAACCAGGCGTTCACGATGCACGGCACGGCGATGCTGCTGATGTTCGCGACACCGCTGTTCGCCGGCTTCACCAACTGGATCATGCCGCTGCAGATCGGCGCGCCGGATGTGGCGTTCCCGCGGCTGAACATGTTCGCCTACTGGCTGTACCTGTTCGGCTCGCTGATCGCGATGAGCGGCTTCATCACCCCGCAGGGCGCCGCCGACTTCGGCTGGTTCGCGTACTCGCCGCTGTCCAGCGAGGTGCACTCGCCCGGCATCGGCGCCGACCTGTGGACCATGGGCCTGGCCTTCTCCGGCTTCGGCACCATCCTCGGCGCGGTCAACTTCACCACCACGATCATCTGCATGCGCGCACCGGGCATGACGATGTTCCGCATGCCGATCTTCGTGTGGAACGTGCTGCTCACCTCGGTGCTGGTGCTGCTGGCGTTCCCCGTGCTGGCCGGGGCGCTGCTGGCACTGGAGGCCGACCGCAAATTCGGCGCGCACATCTTCGACGCGGCAAACGGCGGAGCGCTGCTGTGGCAGCACCTCTTCTGGTTCTTCGGCCACCCGGAGGTGTACATCATCGCCTTGCCGTTCTTCGGCATCGTCTCCGAGATCCTCCCCGTCTTCGCCCGAAAACCGATGTTCGGCTATATCGGCCTGGTCGCGGCGACGATCTCCATCGCGGGCCTGTCGGTGACGGTGTGGGCGCACCACATGTACGTGACCGGCGGTGTGCTGCTGCCGTTCTTCTCGTTCATGACGTTCCTGATCGCGGTGCCGACGGGCGTGAAGTTCTTCAACTGGATCGGCACCATGTGGAAGGGGTCGCTGAGTTTCGAGACCCCGATGCTCTGGTCGGTGGGCTTCCTGATCACCTTCCTGTTCGGTGGTCTGACCGGTGTGATCCTGGCGGCGCCGCCGCTGGACTTCCACGTCTCCGACTCCTATTTCGTGGTGGCGCACTTCCACTACGTGGTCTTCGGCACCGTCGTCTTCGCGATGTTCGCCGGATTCCACTTCTGGTGGCCCAAGATGACCGGCAAGATGCTCGACGAACGGCTCGGGAAGATGACCTTCTGGACGCTTTTCCTCGGCTTCCACGGCACCTTCCTCGTCCAGCACTGGCTGGGCGCCGAGGGCATGCCGCGCCGCTACGCCGACTACCTCGCCACCGACGGCTTCACCACGCTGAACACGGTGTCCACGATCAGTTCCTTCCTGCTCGGCCTGTCGATGCTGCCGTTCTTCTACAACGTGTGGAGGACCGCGAAGTACGGCAAGAAGGTCGAGGTGGACGACCCGTGGGGCTACGGCCGCTCGCTGGAGTGGGCGACGTCCTGCCCGCCGCCGCGGCACAACTTCACCTCGCTGCCGCGGATCCGCTCCGAATCCCCGGCCTTCGACCTGCACCACCCCGAGATCACCGTCCTCGACGAGGCGACGAACCGCCCCGACAGGTCGGTCACCGTCGCCCCTGGCGACAAGCAGAAATAAGTGTCCGGCCGAGCTGAGGGACGAGCGGTGAGAGCGGAGAGCCACGACGAGCACGGGCTCGACCAGATGGCCGGCTACCTGCTGTGGAACGCGGAGGTCGAGGACGCCCGCCGGCGGGCGACGGCTTTCGCCGCGCACCTGCCGTGGCTGACGTCCGCGCAGCGCGAGGACATCATGCACGTCTATGTGGCGGACCGGGTGGCCGCCTCACGCGCCATGCTCCAGCGCAACTGCGACCGGGCGGTCGAGCTGCGCGGCGAGTACAGCGAGCGGTACGCGCTCATGAAGCGGCGCTGTGTCGCGACGGCCGCCGGGTGCGTCGCCCTTGCCGTCGGCCTGGCCGCGGCCTGCGTCATCGTCGCCCGGTGATACGGACCCGGGCCGCCGGGCGCCCGCTCCGAGCCGCACCGCCGCGGTCCGGAGCGGGCGCCGGTCACTCCTCGTCGGCGGGTATCGGCGACCGGAAGCCGATCACGCCGTGCTGTTCGGCGAGCCGGGCGACCAGCGCGGCGATGTCGCCCGTGCCCTCGATCGACAGCCGGACCCGGGCCGTGCCCGGTGTGTGCTGATCGCCGGGCCCCACCGTCCAGGGCGCCTGGTCCACATTCACCGTGACCACCCGGAATCCCGCGCTCGTGCAGCTCTCCAGGACCCGCGCGAGGACGCCGCCGCCCACCTCGTAGGAGAGCTGGAGGTCGGTCTCCTCGAAGGCTGACATGGCGGGGAAGCGGCTGGTGATCATCGGGAAGACGTGCACGACGAGGAAGTGCACACCGGTCACCGCCACGGCCAGCAGGATCAGTCCGCCGCCGCAGGCCATGCCGATCGCGGCCGTCAGCCAGATGGTGGCCGCCGTGGTCAGGCCGCGCACCGCGTCCCGCCGTACGAAGATCAGGCCGCCGCCGATG is a window of Streptomyces sp. NBC_01477 DNA encoding:
- a CDS encoding outer membrane protein assembly factor BamB family protein, which codes for MLAVAAGGAAFAMHREEAAPSASKHLAPAWKVRAPAADDELIGSWLTGRLLIRASTRGGVTAYDLADGDTVWTAALPGSAAAKGTSPCAMSPTLTAKGLGTVAFGADGTSCTTLAGIDTATGTVLWTVPLVDTKHPTPVGATTYLQGDIATIVSENFLGGLNVRTGHRVWGFTARGYYCNAYDWGSAGIVVVDDYCADSRKPFSLTAYDGRTGKVLWSRVQNAHTDLAHVFSGSPLIASVHIAGEDSVRVFTASGSSRKLAVGDTELAPGNDSDADHSARLLGNILVTPALTADVPEIDAYDTTTGARLWSYPATALATAAPGDDRVFALAGPVSAPQLVQLDPRTGRATPVAALPAATTAHERFTAGTVYVTPDGGVLELDAQGTSDAVRFSR
- the ctaD gene encoding aa3-type cytochrome oxidase subunit I, whose product is MTTSDTADPADLDDTYQDEVPAKRKRPGTVIVNWAGSTDHKTIGTMYLITSFGFFIVAGVMALLMRAELARPGTQFLSNEQYNQAFTMHGTAMLLMFATPLFAGFTNWIMPLQIGAPDVAFPRLNMFAYWLYLFGSLIAMSGFITPQGAADFGWFAYSPLSSEVHSPGIGADLWTMGLAFSGFGTILGAVNFTTTIICMRAPGMTMFRMPIFVWNVLLTSVLVLLAFPVLAGALLALEADRKFGAHIFDAANGGALLWQHLFWFFGHPEVYIIALPFFGIVSEILPVFARKPMFGYIGLVAATISIAGLSVTVWAHHMYVTGGVLLPFFSFMTFLIAVPTGVKFFNWIGTMWKGSLSFETPMLWSVGFLITFLFGGLTGVILAAPPLDFHVSDSYFVVAHFHYVVFGTVVFAMFAGFHFWWPKMTGKMLDERLGKMTFWTLFLGFHGTFLVQHWLGAEGMPRRYADYLATDGFTTLNTVSTISSFLLGLSMLPFFYNVWRTAKYGKKVEVDDPWGYGRSLEWATSCPPPRHNFTSLPRIRSESPAFDLHHPEITVLDEATNRPDRSVTVAPGDKQK
- a CDS encoding MgtC/SapB family protein, with protein sequence MIHIASVVWDPDGGQGLRQLAELGLALVLSTLIGLERAVRQKSAGLRTHTLVGVGTALFMEVSQHGFNDVLGTYGVGLDPSRVAAQVVSGIGFIGGGLIFVRRDAVRGLTTAATIWLTAAIGMACGGGLILLAVAVTGVHFLVVHVFPMITSRFPAMSAFEETDLQLSYEVGGGVLARVLESCTSAGFRVVTVNVDQAPWTVGPGDQHTPGTARVRLSIEGTGDIAALVARLAEQHGVIGFRSPIPADEE
- a CDS encoding glycoside hydrolase family 26 protein, with translation MATIRRSGRPAAVVLTVVALFAAYACGGPGSGHGSSDTAGTTARGGGSTSGAPFDVASMLRPAGRMLGVVDDKTPWQYDIVKTFGTQAGRAPDIREYYSSWGDDFDPEGNAFLWKHGQLPMLALVPSDTSLADIGGGHDDAYVRKLAQQIASYRGPLVLSFAGEMNGPWNSWGPGHAGADDFVAAWKHVHDVFRGLGVTNVIWAWSPHVVDTGATAKLRPYYPGDSYVDWTGLIGYYGPIDGASFSELFTPTLREIARFSDKPVLITETAVAESARKEAQVRDLFAGAAEAGVIGLVWYDQRKTWPGGSQVMDWRIDTSVGSRAAFRAESARHRFGHAFGSG